DNA sequence from the Cardiobacteriaceae bacterium TAE3-ERU3 genome:
CTGTGCGCTTGTTCAGCACTTCATCAACTTTGCCAGCCTTGATTAACTCTGCTTCCTCATCGTCGGAGAAACGCTTGATAATTGATTTCACAGTGTCAGGGTCGATACCCTCAAACTGTTTCAAGTGTTCCTGTGCTTCTTGTGCCGCTTTCTTGGCTTCTTTTTGCTTGTTGATAAGCTCGCCATTTTTGCTCTTCAAGCCTGAAACGATTTCGTCCAGCTCGGCTTGGGTATAGGTCTTATCACTATCACCCTTTTCGGCTTCACCTGAGCCGCCGCCTTCTCCACCGCTATCACCCTCACCGCCAACTGGTGCGTAGTATTTGCGGATCATGTTGCGATATTTCATATTCATGTTTACTCCTTGAGTATCACGCCCTTTGGGCATTAAAAAACCCGCATATAGCGGGCAATAAAAAACCAGCGGTTAAGCTGGTGTATTCGGTTTGTCTAGTATCTCGCTTTCAACTCTTCCAACGTCAATGGGCGCCCTGTCTGGTCGAGCATGTCACGCATGGTGATCTTGCCATCACGCCATAGGGCGGCTTTGCCTTTGCCAAGGATGTCGTCCTGTTCGGCAACACTCTTGCTTTTCAGCCAATCTTCATAGGTTGTCTTGGCTGGTACTAAGCCATCGGCACTTGCTCGTGTTCCGTGTTCCATCATTGCCTTACGGTGTCTTGTCACAAGTAGCATCACGCTGCGGCAGCGCGGATGTAATGGCGGCCGCTGATAGGGTATATCGTGGCCTACGGGCTTTTTATCCATATCCCAAAGCAGATTGTCACGGGCGCGGCAAATGTCGCTTGTGCGGCTGTCTAGCGTCGATAAATGCTGCTCACCTTGCAATATGTCGCGATTGTTGTCGCGTAAAATCTCACTCGCTCTGCTTGATACGCCAGCGGTCGCCGTAATTACAAGCGTATCCGCATGGCGTCGGGCGAGTTTGATCTCATCAGCCAATATTTTACTGATCTGTCGGTGCAACAAACCATCAGCCATACCCTGTCTGACTGTGCGCTGGAATTTGAATACGGTGTCGCGGCTTTGCTTCGTCCACCAGTCATCAAGACCAGCACCATTAATCAGCGGCAATTCATGCGCGAGGTCAGCCAGCTTTGGCATGCCCAACTCAATACCATTTTTCAGGTAGATGCTGTGTAGCATCGGTATTTCAGCCGCCAACAGTGCGGTCATTGCTGTCTCTGTTGTCGTGTGGGCCTCGATATAAGCAGCGGTGATCGCTCTGTCTATCTCATTGACCAGCTTCCGCATAGCTCGGCGGCTCATATTCTCGACATATCCGGCCAGAATAAGCCCTAGCGCGTGTTTTAGCCCTTTGGATAGCCTACGGTCAACCTCACGCCTTAAATGCGCGTCATGGCGCATTAATTCGATGCGATGGTCGAGCAGTTTATGAATCAAATTCTGCATTCATGCCATCCATTTTGGCTTGTTCGGCTTCCCATTCGACATCACTGCCAATGATTTCTCGTTTCTTGGCTTCGTTGAATACTGTCTCGGCACTAATAATGCCATCGGTGTACATGTCTCGCAGCATTTGCATGGTTACTGATGGGTTGTAGTCAATATCCATATTGCCGGATATTTCGACGGTGCCGCCTTCTTTTTTGCCCAGCCACAGCGCGAACAGGTACAGCATTTGGCCAACGGCATCTTCCAAACGGTTCGCGTAGCTTTTCAGCGTTGATACTTCGCGTGTCTGTTCGTCTTTGGCTTGGCTATCGGTAAAGCTATTGCTCGATTTGACCAGCAGCTTAGCACCAGCTGTGCGCATGTCTTCTTCCAGCTTTTTAAGTGATTCCGCACCTGCGCCGATACTTGCGCCAGTGTGCTCAATGTAACGAATATCTGTACCACTCGGCATATCGATTGTTGAGCCGCCGATTTGTAGTTTTTCGCTGTCTTCCACACCAAAACGCGCCAACATAGGCACACGCGCACAGTGCAGGATGTTGTCTTGATCGCTTTGACTCTGCCAATGTTTGACGTTCAGATGAGCCAGCTCTAACAATGGCGGACGGCCTGTAAAGAACCCTGATCGCTCGGTGTAAAGCGCAACAACAGGTACGACATCAATCGAAGTTGTAACCTCGTCGTGCAGCGCATAGCCTTGGTCACCCTTTCGGTAAATCTTACGAATGCCAGGCTCTAACACGATAACCTGCTGTGTGGTTTTTTCGCCAAATTCCCCTTCGTCCTCAACTACGCTCTCAATGTAGCGGAATTGGGTACAAACCTCGTTGCCGTTGATGCGTTGACTTCGCCACCCAAGCACACTCGACACAGGCACATGGATCGCATGCGGACGTAAACCAAGTGCTTTAGCATCGGCCATTGTCTCGACGCCATCACCGCGCTGGTAATCAACAACGCAGTAGCTAACGCCATATGCAAGCGCATCACGAAACCAATCAGCGCAAAATATCTCTAGCTTATTGCCGACAGCATCAATGTCCTGTAAATCAATACCATCTGGAATACCTTTAGGGCTCATATCGCTGTAAAAAACACGGCCAACCATACTGGCAACAGTTTCTTTCAGCGCTGGGTAAAGTGTCGATACGTTTACCCTAGCTTTATAGGCATCGTCGTTCTCAAGTGGCCACTTAGGCAGATACGTCTGCCCCGCTTCGCGCATGGCTTCGGTACCGCCAAGCAATGTTTCAATTACCGCATTACGTGTGTGCATTTCACTCACTACGCTACTTTTGCTGCTGACGTCTGTCATAATCTGAATCCTGTTTGGGTCGCTGTTGGTTTCACTATTGGGTAAAGCTTCACAATTGGATAAGTGCCGGCATCGGTTACGTGGTCAACACCCACAGACTTGTCCGGCATCCCGTTCTTGTCATAAATCTGTTGTTCAAGCCCTGCTGTAAACTCAGGGCAACGCTTGGTGTTCACAAACAAGCGGCGTTCACCTAGTCCATTGCAAAGCATGGCATTAGTTGCGTTCACCCGGTCTTTGATGCTTGGGTTCGTCAAATCTACCCGTAATCTGAATCTATGCTCTCGCAGGATGCTTAAATCCGACTTACTCGCTTCTTTTGAGCTTGTGTTCTGGCCACTGGCATCAGGGTAAATTGTGATTGCGTGGTCTTCGCCGTATCGTTCCTTGAGCATCTGCGCCATAGTTGGCGTGTCTCTCACGCCCGTTAATTCATCTACTGCATAAGGCAAACCATCACGGATCACGTAAATCACCGCCGCCATTTTCAGGACGTTAAAGTCCATCCCGACATGCAACGGCTCACCTTTTCTCATTTCAGCGTCCGTGTCATTCAGCTTGCGATCAAAGCAGTTCCAAACTGACCCGCTTTCCAAGTTGACGAATTGCCCGTTGAGGTAAGCCTCAATTAGTTGCGGCGGGTAGCTCTCCTTAAGTGTTGATATGTAGTCTTCGGGCAGGTTCTTGGCATTGTCATATGTGGATGCTTGTAGCAATCCATACATACTCGCCAGCCTTGGGTTATTCCGTGGCGCTTTGACAAACTGTTCGTAAACGAAGTTAAAACCTTCGGGTGTGGTCGTTACGTCAATGCCGTTACGCAGCCCTTCACGCTTGTAACGCATACGAGCAATGATCTTTCGCCAAGCAATCGTGGCCTTCTTCTTATCCATCACGTCGATTTCATCAATCAACGCATGACCAATCTTGAAGCCGATAATACTGCCAGGCTTATCCATTGATCGGCACTTCACCAAACACCGAACTTTTCCGCCACGCCATAGTTTTACTTCCCTGTTGGCGTACATGGTTTCAGCGATATAACCGCAGCTCTCAGCCACCTCTTCCATTGTCGGATAAAAGATGTCTCGAATATGTGCATAAGTCGGGGCAAAATACCCCGCATTGATGCTCGGATATACCTCGGCGTGAGCAATTATTCCTGTGCAACCTACCCATGTTTTACCACCTCCAAACCCGCTAATAAAAGCCTTGAATTTATGCGGCATCTGCATGAATTCGCCTTGCGGTCTATTCAGGGTCGGCACGTGCGTCCTCAATCACAAAGCGGATTGGCTCTAAGGTTTCATCTTGGTTGATGGCCTTGTCACCCCAAGCCTGTACGCCAACGTGCTTACCAAGTAACTCAAGGTTTTTCACCTTGTCCGGGAACTTGATCTTCTTAACGATGGTTGCCAACTCTTCGCTATTGCCAATCTCATGCACATCAAAGCCTGAAATACTGGTTCGCCATGCCTTTGGCCACTGCTTGATTGGTAGTAGGTTATTGTTATCGTCCAGCAAGTCGGCAATATCCAGCTGATCTACTTCTATAAGGCGGTTTAACACATAGTCCGCATCGATATTTATGCGGCTATTTCTCTTTTCTTGTGCCTCTGAAATCGCATTTTGGATTTCAGGTTTCTTCAGGTTCTCTTGCCCTATTGAGTAGGCACTTTTTTTACTATAACCAGCTCTTAATGCTGCCTGCGTGGCATTTAAATCAATCAGATACTCTGCCACGAAGCGCCGTTGTTTTTCGGTCAATCGTGACACTTCTTGTACCTCTTTTCCTATATTTAATTATCGCCCTTTAACACCAGCGACGATGTCGTAAATTTTGTCAACTTTGGCACTCATATCTCGCATGTCTGAGCGAAACATTTGCATTTGTGCATTGTTGTACTGCTCAATGCGCGCATCTGCTGCTTTCCGCTCGTTTTCTTCGCGCAGTATCATCGCTCTGTATTCAGCCTGCATAATGTCCATTTGCTGTCTGATCAACGCGCGGTCATTCTCCCCAGCGTAGTAATTAGCGACACCGCTAACGATAAACCCGAATACCGCAACAGCTATTGTGATCCAGTTGCCAATGCTCATCCTGTTCTCAGTTTTCGGCATGTTCACAGTTCACCTCCAGCAGTCGCGCATAGCTGATCAATGCAGCATCTCTGCGCACTAATGATGCGTATGCTTCGTCACTCAATGTCTCTAGTTCTGACGCACTGATAGTCGGTAATACAGGACGTGGCGGACACGGATACTGCACGTGCTCATACCGTGTAGTAGTGCAGCCAGTCAGTAGTGCTAACGCAAATAACACAACAAGCCATCTACCAACCGCTTTCAAAACGATCTCTCTTACCATCTCTCAAATCCTGCTCTATTCGTTCCTGTCGTTTAGCGTTCTCAGTTTGCGCGTCATTCGTGCGCTGTATGTGTTCAATGTTTCCCTGATTCTCGATCATCAACTTTTCGTTCTCGCGTTCGACCCGCTCTGCACGTTGCCGCTGGTGATACGCATAGCCGCCTAATGTGGCGATTGTCAGCAGTAACGTGACCAGATACGCGCCAATTGTTTTTAATCTATCAATCATGGCGGCGTACCAGCTTGACGATTAGCGCTAGCCCGCCGATCAGTATCAGACTAGCAAGCGCCCAGTGGATTGGGCTGTTCCCTGATAACGCCGTGAGCAATCCGCCAGCCTGCGCAACTACTGCGCCCATTGCTGTAGGGTTTTTCAGTGTGTCGTTAATCGTGTGAGATAGCTTTTCATCGCCATGTGCTTTGGCTGGCTGTTCTTTGTTTGGCTCCGGTATAAACGAATTTGGTAGCGCAGGATCATCAAGCATACGAGCATGCTTTTTTACACTTGCGACACGCCGCTCCCAGCCTTTCCCGAACGTACCCCACGTTTTTAGCGACTGCATATATTCCAGTCGACTATCGCATAGCGCATCGATCAGCAGTCGTGGTGAGAATTGCCCGATAGCCGCCAGTGTCTTGCTACCCATGATGCCGTCATCCTGCACCCCGACAATCCGCTGCACAAACTTAACCGCACGGCTTACGCCTGAGTTAATAGCAAAATCCAACACGGCATAGTCCACACCTGCTGGCAATGCGTCATACCTGATCATGTCTGCGTAGTTTGTTTTGTAGATGCGAGCGACCTCGGTTTGCGTGATTTCTCTCACACTCCGGGTTGATTGCCCTTCGGCCTTGCGCCATGCGTCATACGTTGCCTGTGTGATGCCGTAGTTTGTTGCACCGCCCGGATCTGCCTTGTGATTGCTGAACCCGCCTTCGGACACGGCAACCCACCGCATCACCTGCTCATATGTGTGTTTTGCCATGTGATACTCCAATTAGTGCGGCGGCCACAGTGAAACTTTCACAAACGCCATGACCGCCGGAAACGAAAAAGCCCCGACTACTGTCGAGGCTTGACTAAATATGTTCTCTACCGTGCAGCGAAGCGTGCTCTCATTAACGTTCCCCACGGTTTATTAAAATCATCTGCTTCTGAAATCAGCTGCTGCTTATATTTCCCGACCAGTCCATCTTTAACGATGATGACATGCTCGCCATCCTTGCGAGTATCAATCGGCACCATCACAACATGTGGCGGTGGCAATTCGTCTACAGGCTGTAAATGGCGCTCTTGCAAACCGCGTGTTTGCTCGCTGATATTCAGAAAGCGGCAAGCATCCGAATAGCGCTCTTTTCTAATCTCTCGCACCGATGCCGCTTGAACATAGGCGAACAGCTCATGATAGACCGCTTGCCAGTGTTTACCTGTCCGATACACCATTTCGCGAACGCCCTGCTTGATGTGAACCAGCTGTTCATCGTTGATGTATGGTGACGGTGCGACCGTGGCAAGAAATGCTCGAATGACGGCAAGATGCACAATCGCATCAATCCAAGCACCATAGGCTACTACGATCTCTTTACAGGCGTATGTGCCACCGTTTACTCCGCGTACTATTTTGATAGATTCGGAAAGTTGCAGATTTGCACCTTTATTGATTTCATTATCAATTTCGGCGATTAATGCTTGGGTTTGTTCATTTCTCAGAAAGAACGCTGGCTTGTGCTTTACTTCACCGCCTGCTGCTTTGTGCAGGTCGTTGAGAGAGTAAAGACCGTCGATGCAACGAATGTTGGTATCGAGAATGGATAGTTTAGCCATGACTGACTCCTTATGTTTTAGTTTAGTATCGCCACATAATAGGGTGGCGGGCCTCAACTACCGACATAAGACGGCTGGCGGTATTTCCCGAAGGTGTTTTATTTCCGCCTATCAACCCGCCATAGAAACTGTTTTTTGCGTCACACAACGATAGGACACACAGACACAAAAAAACCGCATTGCTGACGGGTGCGGACGACCGCTTATGTTTTAGTAGTAAAGTCAGCATACAAAAAAGCCGCTGCGATTGCAACGGCTTTGAAAGAGGCGGTGGTCGTATTGAATTCGTTAATTTGCGCTGGTCTATTTTGTCTTACCTAGTTGCTCTCGAATAATCCCAGAAATGATTGCCCCCATACCACCACTAAATAAGACTGACTGAATTTTGCTGAGCTGCGAGGGGCATAGCCATGTCAGTGACTTGGGCGCAATGTAGTGCCAAGACCAAACAAAAAGGGCAGCTAAAAATAAAAAGGTAAAAACCACAGTTATAATGACAAGCATACACCCATATGTTTTTAGCCATCGTTTATCATTATTTTCTCTAATCTCATCTAAGCTTAGCCAATTTTTATCTTCTTTCCTAGGTTTTGACATCAACCATCGAAATGCAGCTTTTTTGTTGTCATTACTTTGGCTAATGACTTCTTCATAGTGCTGCTTCGAAGACTTCCCCTTATCAGTCATTACCCGCAAGCTCCCGATAATGCTGTGCAATCAACTCTTTTGGTATTTCTATATGGCTTACCCCTGGAACATAAACCTTAGTCCAAGGTGTACCTGCTTTATGAGTTCTATACGACAATGCTACACCATCTAACCCTTTGTATTGGTTATAAACAGCTTCTAAGAATTCCCTATCATCAGGAGTAACATCAATATCATTTGCGTCACCTATAACATCTAATGGTATAGGATTACGCCCAAATACTTTAGTGGCGTGATATATATCAGGGATTACTGGACCATATTTCCATGCTTCTATTCGATTATTGAATAGCGGCTTACCACGCAAAGCCATACTCCACCCATCTGCAATATAGGTTAACTTCACCAATTGCATAGGGGTGAGTGATTTTTCTTGTGCTTTTGCGATCTTGAGGATCGCATCGGCAACGTATAATACGTCATACATATTCAATCCTCCTTAGCCTTTAAATATCAAAAACATAGTCAACAAAGCCTACTAATTGGCTGATATTCTACCATTAGAATTACGGGAATCGGCAAAAGGTGAAGAAAATATATATCGTGGAAGCGGGAGCCGGATTTGAACCAACGACCTTCAGGTTATGAGCCTGACGAGCTACCGGGCTGCTCTATCCCGCATCAAATAAAAATGCCGGAAGCGTGTTTTCTGTCACTTCTTCCAGCTTGACTAAATAGTAGCAGTTTCCGCCTAGGCTGGCAAGGAAAATTTTCACCTTTACCGAAATTAATCAATTTGTTACTGCAAAAATTGCACCATCCAAAAACGAATGTCCCTGCATCCGTCTATTCTGTAAAGCAGCCTTACTACAACCACACTCTCTAGCCGCGTATTTATCATCAAAAATACCCTTCTGATAGCGTACTAAAATAGCCTCGTGTGCTTTTGGATACCTTATCTTTAGCGCTTGCAGTGCAGTATTCACTTCCTCGGCTTCATCGTCACTCAAAGGGTCGTAGCTGTCCGGATCAGCAGGCACTTTGATCATTTTCCCGATCAAGCACACAGGCTCATCAGGTTTGCCAGTATCAACCTGATTCCAGCGCCGCCAGCGCAGTAAATGATGTTCTATTGCGTAGTTACTCATTGCCTCGCCCCTGTAAAAATATAGCTTGCTTATGTGTAACCGATTGATTACAATATTTAGCATGAAATACGAAATCACCCAGACAGAAATTTTCGCCAAATGGCTGCGAAAATTGCGCGACAGACAGGCGCACAGCATTGTGCTGAAACGCCTGCGTATGATTGAGGTACTCGGACATTTTGGCGACCACAAACCGATCAGTGACGGTGTAAGTGAACTGCGAATTCGCCACGGAAAGGGTTACCGCGTTTACTACACAGTACAAAATGAACAAGTCATTCTGTTGCTGGTAGGGGGTAACAAAGACACACAGGATCGGGATATCAAGAAAGCCCGCGAGTTGATGAAAGAATTGAATAACGAGGAGTGAAATATGAAAACAACACCATTTGACGTTAGTGATTACCTTGAAACAGAGGAAGACATTGCAGGATATTTGCAAGCCATCCTTGAAGAAAACAACCCCGCCCTGCTCACCGCTGCACTGGGTGATATTGCCAAAGCACGCGGTATGACAGAGATTGCCAAAGCCTCCGGCGTTACCCGTGAAGCGCTGTATCGTGCCCTGCGTGCAGACGCAAGTCCCCGCTATGAAACCATAGCCAAAGTAATTAGTGCCTTGGGCTTGAAGTTGACTGTTGCACCGGCTGATAAAGCTATCATCTAAAGTCATTGCCAACTCTCAAACTCTAAATATCCTGTCTCGCCCTGCCGCCGTTTAGCCTGCATTTCCTTGAGCTGTGCGCGATAGTGAGCTGCTATTTCCTTTTCCTCGGCTTTCGGCACTTTGTGCTTGGCGTTCTTCATATCGACAAGCATCTCAAGCCGCGCCTCACCAATTACCGATTCAAGCCATCGCCCTGCTTCGTACGGATTGCCACCGAACCACTGATGGCATGAGAAACACAGAGCCAGCGCATTATCAGCGTGCCAGCGTGTTATTCTGTGTCTGCGGCTGAAATTGTGCGAGCAATGCAAACCTGCGCTG
Encoded proteins:
- a CDS encoding phage head morphogenesis protein; the encoded protein is MQNLIHKLLDHRIELMRHDAHLRREVDRRLSKGLKHALGLILAGYVENMSRRAMRKLVNEIDRAITAAYIEAHTTTETAMTALLAAEIPMLHSIYLKNGIELGMPKLADLAHELPLINGAGLDDWWTKQSRDTVFKFQRTVRQGMADGLLHRQISKILADEIKLARRHADTLVITATAGVSSRASEILRDNNRDILQGEQHLSTLDSRTSDICRARDNLLWDMDKKPVGHDIPYQRPPLHPRCRSVMLLVTRHRKAMMEHGTRASADGLVPAKTTYEDWLKSKSVAEQDDILGKGKAALWRDGKITMRDMLDQTGRPLTLEELKARY
- a CDS encoding DUF4055 domain-containing protein, with amino-acid sequence MTDVSSKSSVVSEMHTRNAVIETLLGGTEAMREAGQTYLPKWPLENDDAYKARVNVSTLYPALKETVASMVGRVFYSDMSPKGIPDGIDLQDIDAVGNKLEIFCADWFRDALAYGVSYCVVDYQRGDGVETMADAKALGLRPHAIHVPVSSVLGWRSQRINGNEVCTQFRYIESVVEDEGEFGEKTTQQVIVLEPGIRKIYRKGDQGYALHDEVTTSIDVVPVVALYTERSGFFTGRPPLLELAHLNVKHWQSQSDQDNILHCARVPMLARFGVEDSEKLQIGGSTIDMPSGTDIRYIEHTGASIGAGAESLKKLEEDMRTAGAKLLVKSSNSFTDSQAKDEQTREVSTLKSYANRLEDAVGQMLYLFALWLGKKEGGTVEISGNMDIDYNPSVTMQMLRDMYTDGIISAETVFNEAKKREIIGSDVEWEAEQAKMDGMNAEFDS
- a CDS encoding terminase large subunit, giving the protein MQMPHKFKAFISGFGGGKTWVGCTGIIAHAEVYPSINAGYFAPTYAHIRDIFYPTMEEVAESCGYIAETMYANREVKLWRGGKVRCLVKCRSMDKPGSIIGFKIGHALIDEIDVMDKKKATIAWRKIIARMRYKREGLRNGIDVTTTPEGFNFVYEQFVKAPRNNPRLASMYGLLQASTYDNAKNLPEDYISTLKESYPPQLIEAYLNGQFVNLESGSVWNCFDRKLNDTDAEMRKGEPLHVGMDFNVLKMAAVIYVIRDGLPYAVDELTGVRDTPTMAQMLKERYGEDHAITIYPDASGQNTSSKEASKSDLSILREHRFRLRVDLTNPSIKDRVNATNAMLCNGLGERRLFVNTKRCPEFTAGLEQQIYDKNGMPDKSVGVDHVTDAGTYPIVKLYPIVKPTATQTGFRL
- a CDS encoding terminase small subunit, producing the protein MSRLTEKQRRFVAEYLIDLNATQAALRAGYSKKSAYSIGQENLKKPEIQNAISEAQEKRNSRINIDADYVLNRLIEVDQLDIADLLDDNNNLLPIKQWPKAWRTSISGFDVHEIGNSEELATIVKKIKFPDKVKNLELLGKHVGVQAWGDKAINQDETLEPIRFVIEDARADPE
- a CDS encoding glycoside hydrolase family 108 protein, which produces MAKHTYEQVMRWVAVSEGGFSNHKADPGGATNYGITQATYDAWRKAEGQSTRSVREITQTEVARIYKTNYADMIRYDALPAGVDYAVLDFAINSGVSRAVKFVQRIVGVQDDGIMGSKTLAAIGQFSPRLLIDALCDSRLEYMQSLKTWGTFGKGWERRVASVKKHARMLDDPALPNSFIPEPNKEQPAKAHGDEKLSHTINDTLKNPTAMGAVVAQAGGLLTALSGNSPIHWALASLILIGGLALIVKLVRRHD
- a CDS encoding KilA-N domain-containing protein, whose product is MAKLSILDTNIRCIDGLYSLNDLHKAAGGEVKHKPAFFLRNEQTQALIAEIDNEINKGANLQLSESIKIVRGVNGGTYACKEIVVAYGAWIDAIVHLAVIRAFLATVAPSPYINDEQLVHIKQGVREMVYRTGKHWQAVYHELFAYVQAASVREIRKERYSDACRFLNISEQTRGLQERHLQPVDELPPPHVVMVPIDTRKDGEHVIIVKDGLVGKYKQQLISEADDFNKPWGTLMRARFAAR
- a CDS encoding DUF4065 domain-containing protein; this translates as MYDVLYVADAILKIAKAQEKSLTPMQLVKLTYIADGWSMALRGKPLFNNRIEAWKYGPVIPDIYHATKVFGRNPIPLDVIGDANDIDVTPDDREFLEAVYNQYKGLDGVALSYRTHKAGTPWTKVYVPGVSHIEIPKELIAQHYRELAGND
- a CDS encoding type II toxin-antitoxin system RelE/ParE family toxin; the protein is MFSMKYEITQTEIFAKWLRKLRDRQAHSIVLKRLRMIEVLGHFGDHKPISDGVSELRIRHGKGYRVYYTVQNEQVILLLVGGNKDTQDRDIKKARELMKELNNEE
- a CDS encoding putative addiction module antidote protein: MKTTPFDVSDYLETEEDIAGYLQAILEENNPALLTAALGDIAKARGMTEIAKASGVTREALYRALRADASPRYETIAKVISALGLKLTVAPADKAII
- a CDS encoding recombination protein NinG; this translates as MKTSPADAAFSKCIRERANWTCERCGKQYPENSAGLHCSHNFSRRHRITRWHADNALALCFSCHQWFGGNPYEAGRWLESVIGEARLEMLVDMKNAKHKVPKAEEKEIAAHYRAQLKEMQAKRRQGETGYLEFESWQ